The DNA segment TCGGTCTCCATGTGCTCGCGGAACAAGGCGTCGAAGGTTTCGATCATTCGATCCTTGTCGTAGTAGCGTTCCGCGCGGGCAATGGCGGCCCGCGAGGCCTGCGCGTAAGCTTCCGGGTCGTTCAACAAGGATAGGCAGGCGTCGGCCATGGCCTCTGGATCGGCCAATCCCACGATGCGGCCGGCTGCCCCGAGCGCCGGCACTTCATCCGGGCGTCCGTGGATGAGCTCGGGGCAGGCGCCCACCTCGGTTGCCACCATCGGCAGCCCGGCTGCGAAGCCCTCGATGGCAGCCAGTGGTAGACCCTCGCTGATCGAACTCAGTACTAGGAGTCCGACCTTGGGCAGAATGTCTTCAAGGTAACGGAAGCCCAGAAAGCGGACGTGTCGTCCAAGGTCGAGAATTTCCACCAGTTCGTGGCATTCGGCGCTGTATTCGGGATCTTCGTCTTCCGGTCCGACGATCCAGGCTTCGATGTCTGGGCGCTGGTCGCAGAGTATGCGGGCCGTGCGAATGTAGGTCTTGATGTCCTTGATCGGCACGACGCGCCCCAGGAGGCAGATCACGGGTGGCGGTGGCCCGGGTGGACGGCGTAGGCGGGCCAAGCGTTCGATATCGATCCCGTTGGGAATGATACGCGTGCGCTCGTCTGCCGTACCATCTTGGATTTGCTGGCGGCGGGCGGCTTCGAACAGGCTGATGATCGGGTCGGCGCCTTGGTAGGCTTGCCGTCCGAGCACCTCGAAGAAGCGGACCCACAGCTCGCGCAGGTAGCTGACTTCGGTCTGATCGCGCTGGAGGATGTTGCGGCTATCGCGTATCCAATCCGCCTTCATGAGATCGATACGGCGTTCTTTGGTGTAGATGCCGTGCTCCATCAGCACGAAGGGGCGTGATTGCTCTCGTGCGGCGAGTGTGGCGAGGAAGCCTGCATAGCCGGTGGAGGGGCTGAAGAACAGACGTGTACGCGGGAGCGCGGCTGCGGTTCTGGCGAGAATCCACAGTGGCGTATGCAGGTTGCGCACGTTCCAGAAGTAGTCGACGAAGGAGGGTTCGGCGGCAACGGTTTCGTATTGCTCGGTGATGTAGTCCCAGGCGGTTTCGCTGTAGAGGAATGCGCGTTCGCCAAAGGGGCCTGTCTCGTCCAGATAAGCCTCCAGCGGCAGAGGGTCGTCGTGCCCCGCCCGCAGGTTGGTGTGCAGCTCTGCCATGCGTTCGCCTGCCTGCGCAGGCAGGCGTGGCGGTTTGATCGACGGTGGTTGATCGGCGGGATTGAAGAGGTAGTGGGCTTCCAGATGGACGAAGTTGGTCGGCAGCTCATAGAGAATGTCGCCGTAATCCTCGCGGCGGGAACCGAGGAAGATGCCGGCGAAACGCAGATGGGGCAGGCCACTGATCAGCTCATGCACCCAGCTCGACACGCCGCCCTTGATATACGGGTAGGTGCCTTCGAGCAATAGGGTTACATCGATGTCCGGGTCTGTGTGGGTCATGAGAGCGGTGCCCAGCGTTTGACGACGCGTCCGACGACCGGCAGTTCGGTGAACAATGCGCTGCGCGCGAGTAGTGCACGTATGGCGGGATAGTCGCGTCTGCGCCATGCGATTTCGGCCAAATAAGGCAACACGCGTGCTGGCGGCGCACCCGCTTCAAGTGCACGAGCATAGGTGTCTGCGGCCTGGACTGGATGACCTGATTGTTGCATCAGGCGCGCCTCGATGCGTAGTAGTCGCGGTGTTTCGCCTATCACCTCGCGTGCGGCATCGAGATGGCGCCGACTGGCTTGCAGGTGCAACCGCGACATGCCCTCGCGCACAAGGCCCATGTACAACAGTTCCTGATGGAGCTCAGCGAGTTCGAGGCGCAGTGTTCCCTGCGTACGCTCCACCGTGTGCGGTACCGCGCCTTCGAGGCGTTTGATCATGCGTGTGATGCCGGCCTCGCGCCGGTCGATCAGGGCGTGTGCGAGGAGACGCAGGTGCTCGTCGGGGTGGCGCAGGGTTTCGCGCAGCAGCTCGGTGGTATTGGCGCTGCGTTGGCTTTCGATGGCCATCAATGCGCGTGAACCTTGAGCGGAGCCTGGGTCGAGATTGCGCAGTCGGGCGATGGCGCCGCCGACGCCGAAGTGACCTGGCTCGCTCGGGATCTCCGGCGCGAATGTCGGTGCGCTCAGATGTCTGGGTAGCTGTGGGACGCGCGCCTTTTCCAGCCGCGGGAGCACGAGCAGCATCGCGAGCAGAAGCAGGGGGCCTAGGATCGGGATCAATGCCCCCATCGCGGTCAGGGTGGCGTAATCGATGACCGGCAGCCCTCTGAGTTTCGCCGGAATGAGGCGTCTGGCCGGCAGGGCGATCAGCAGGCTAAGCAGTGTGTTGATGAGTAGCAAGGTGAGAACGAGCTGCTCGGGCGCGGTGGTTTGCGGTGAGAGCCAGGCGCCCAGCGAAAACAGGGACGCATTCATGCCACACGCTCCTGGCTTAGTATCGTTTGCAGCGTGATGTCAGGGTCGGCATTGTCGATGGCGCGTATTTCGGCAGTCCAACCGGTCTCGTTCAACGGTGTGCCTAGCTGTTCGCGTGATAGAGCGTCGACTCGGGTGACGAAGCCGCTGGCGGCCGTTGGGCCGCTCAGTGGCAGCAGCGCGAGCAGTCCCGGTGCAGCCTCGTCCAGTGGGTTCTGCCAGTATTGATCGAGGCCCCGACGTACCGAGTGAATCAGCGGTAGTACGTTGAGATTGGCATGCGGGTCGATCGGTCGGAACAGTACCAGCGTTGAATGTGCGCCAACCCGAGACCATAGGTGGCAGATTTTGTACAGTTCGTGCGCGAAGGCGGCGGGACAACGTGGGTGGTGACGCAACAGGCCACCGATGTCGCGCTGAGCGGCGGCCTCGTCGGCGAAATACTCCAGGATGGCGGTGGCGGTCAGCAGGTTTTCCTCGTCCAGCGCGAGCAGGGGCATATCGCTGACCGCGAGCAGGCCGATACGCACGCCGTCGGCCGCGATGATCGGAATGGCGAGCCGGTATTCTCCCGCGAGGCCATCAATGATTTGGTCGACGCTGAAATAGGCGGCATCCTCGCGTTCCAGGGCGAGGGACACCAACGGGTCATCCGGGTTGAAGCGGATGTCCTGGCCCAGGCGGGCGACCGGCGTGGGGTCGAGGCGCGCGCCTTCGAAGACATAGAGTGCGGCGGCTTCCAGGCGGCAGTAGTGTGCGAGTAATTGGAGCAGCGCCTGACCTGCCGTCTGGTTCAGGCGTGCGCCATTGAGCTGCAGCTCGGCGCGCACGGCCTCGAGAGCGCCGCGCAGGCTGACGGGACGCGTGATCAGCGTTTCCTCCAGTCGGTCGTGCGAAATGCGGGTGACGTAGAACGCGCGAGTCAACGACTCGAGGCGGTTCTCGCTGTAAATCAGCCGCGCCTCGGCTTGGCCGAGACGGCCGTGCCATAAATTGGCGTATTGCCCGCCGATCAGGCTGATGATCATGCCGCCAACGATCTGAGGCATGGGCATGGCCTCATCGCCGAGTCCCAGTTCAGGTAGCCACAGGCCGCCGACGGCCATAATGCCGCTGGAGACCAATGCCGGGCCTATCCCGTAGCGCAGGCCAATCAGCAATGGCACCAGCCATAGCCAAGGAAATCCGCCGGTGGTGAAGGGATTGGCCGGCGAGAGCAGATGACCCAGCCAGAGGGTCACTAGCGGTAGCAACAGGATTTCTGCGATGGGACCGGGGCCAAGTGTGCCCAGACGGATGGGACGGCGCTCGATCATCAGGGTAGTAAACGGTCGAGCAGGCGGTTGAGCGTCTGCTGTGCGAGTACGGCGATGCCTTCACGACTGCCGCCCGTGGCGGCGGCCGTGCCACTCCAGAGCGTGTGCCCATTGTCGAGATCGACGAGGCGCAGGGTGAAGCCAACCGCCGGCTGGCCGTCAAGACCGATCTTGTACCGCCACTCATCGACGCTGCCGAGTAGCGCGTAGCGCAAGTGTTGCGCGCGCGCCCAGGCCAGTGCCGCTGCTTGATCTGCCTCACCGTTGTGGACCGGCAGTGCGGCGTTGTCGGCGGGTGATGGCGGTTGTTGCACTCGGTCTATGCGATGGCTGATGAGCAGTGCGGCGAGCATTTGCTGAGCTCTGGCGCCGGCATAGGGCGTCGCGGTGTTGTTGACCAGGACGGGTACGGCCCAGCCAGCGCTATCGCTCATGGCGGGTCTCGGGCTGGTATACAGGCTGCGCGTCGCGCAACCGGAGAGAACGAGCAGGCCGCAGAGGGCAAGCAGGCCGAGGATCCGTGATTTCATGGGCAGGCGTCCTTATTTTCAGTTGACTGGTTTGAAATAGTAGCGATAGGCCAGGGTGAATGTTTGGGTGACACCTCCGGCAGCGCCCAGATTGGTGCCCAGCTGCAGGCCGATCGAGAAGTGATCTGGGCCGAGCAGCGGTAGGGCGATGCCGGCGGTTGTCGAGTAGCCAGGGCCATAATCGGTGTTGGCGCATACGCTGGCGTTGAGAAACGGGCGCAGTTGCGACGTGTAGTCGACCTGATAGCGATCGTTGAATCCGCCACCGGCACAGGCCTGGACGTAGCTGCGCGGGACGAAGAACCCGATGGCGGGTGTTTGTCCTGGCGGCACGAGCGTCGTCAACTGCGCCGGCAGGTGCGCTGCGTGGCCATATTGGGCGCCGCTGATGCTTGCGCTAATCCGATAGTTCGGAGGTGACAGCCAGAATTGGTGATCGAAAGCTAGGCTGAAGGCGGCGGTACTACCCAGATATCCACCGCCCTGAGCTCGGTATTCGCCCAGATGCAGGCTCCCCCAAGGCTGTCACGCGCCGTGAGGGCATAGCTGCCGTCGAGGCCGATTCGGTCTTCTAGTCCACCGAGTTGCAGGGGGATGCTGGCCGTGGGTATGGCGCCGTAATCCACAAGCACGGAGGTGGACAGGCGGCGGCTCCAGCGATGATCCCAGCGCGCGCCGGCCTGAAGATAAGTGTCCAGATTGCGTCCCCCCCGAGGCTCAGCGAGGCGCTGCCGCGTGGCAGCGTTCGAGTGAGGTTCAGCGAGCCTTGTCGGCTCCAGCCAGGGATTGTACCGAGCTGCGTGTGGTCATAGATGGACTGCATGCCCGCGTCGATATTTCCAGTCAGCGACAGGCCTGAGCTCAACCAGTGCCGGGCGCTGAGGCGCGTGCCGACCACGCTCAGTCCGCTGGCACGCATCAGCGAGCCGGTCGCGCCGAGCGTATCGCTGCCCCCGAGCGCAAGTGGGCGGAAGCTTTGCTGCCAGCGGTCTGTATTCGGGGTGCCGCGCATGCCGTCGAAGACAAGCTGAGTGGCCAGTGGCGTCCAGCCGAGGCCTTCGGCCGCGCTGGCGGCATCCTGTCGAGGCAAGGCATTCAGGTCTCGCGACAGCAGCTGCGCCTGGGTCGATGCATCGTCTGTTTTGAGTGCCAAAGACAGGCGTGCCCAAGCGGGTATAGGTGTGTCGGCATAGGCTTGTCGCTGCCAGGACTGTGCGGCGCCGATGTCGTCATTTTGTAGCGTCCAGCCGAGCACTTGCTCGCGTGCACGAGCATCCTGCGGGTGGCGCGCGAGCCTGGCAACCCAGCGATAGGCCGGGTCGCCAGGCAGCAGGTGAGTGGCCAGTGATGCGAGCAGGCGTTGTCGATGTCCGATGTTGGCGGGTTCGGTGGGGTTTACGGCCAATGTTTGTAGAGCGGCGCGGCGCAGACGCTGGGCGAGTTGCGGGTAACCGGCCAGCGCGATTGTGTCGGCGTAGTCGCTCAACCAAGCCGGGTCGCGTGAATGTTTGGCCCATATCCGGTTCAGAAAGGGTAAGGCGTCGTCGGGTTGCCCGATCAGCCCG comes from the Acidihalobacter yilgarnensis genome and includes:
- a CDS encoding tetratricopeptide repeat protein, with the protein product MNASLFSLGAWLSPQTTAPEQLVLTLLLINTLLSLLIALPARRLIPAKLRGLPVIDYATLTAMGALIPILGPLLLLAMLLVLPRLEKARVPQLPRHLSAPTFAPEIPSEPGHFGVGGAIARLRNLDPGSAQGSRALMAIESQRSANTTELLRETLRHPDEHLRLLAHALIDRREAGITRMIKRLEGAVPHTVERTQGTLRLELAELHQELLYMGLVREGMSRLHLQASRRHLDAAREVIGETPRLLRIEARLMQQSGHPVQAADTYARALEAGAPPARVLPYLAEIAWRRRDYPAIRALLARSALFTELPVVGRVVKRWAPLS
- the pelF gene encoding GT4 family glycosyltransferase PelF, coding for MTHTDPDIDVTLLLEGTYPYIKGGVSSWVHELISGLPHLRFAGIFLGSRREDYGDILYELPTNFVHLEAHYLFNPADQPPSIKPPRLPAQAGERMAELHTNLRAGHDDPLPLEAYLDETGPFGERAFLYSETAWDYITEQYETVAAEPSFVDYFWNVRNLHTPLWILARTAAALPRTRLFFSPSTGYAGFLATLAAREQSRPFVLMEHGIYTKERRIDLMKADWIRDSRNILQRDQTEVSYLRELWVRFFEVLGRQAYQGADPIISLFEAARRQQIQDGTADERTRIIPNGIDIERLARLRRPPGPPPPVICLLGRVVPIKDIKTYIRTARILCDQRPDIEAWIVGPEDEDPEYSAECHELVEILDLGRHVRFLGFRYLEDILPKVGLLVLSSISEGLPLAAIEGFAAGLPMVATEVGACPELIHGRPDEVPALGAAGRIVGLADPEAMADACLSLLNDPEAYAQASRAAIARAERYYDKDRMIETFDALFREHMETD
- a CDS encoding PelD GGDEF domain-containing protein, which gives rise to MIERRPIRLGTLGPGPIAEILLLPLVTLWLGHLLSPANPFTTGGFPWLWLVPLLIGLRYGIGPALVSSGIMAVGGLWLPELGLGDEAMPMPQIVGGMIISLIGGQYANLWHGRLGQAEARLIYSENRLESLTRAFYVTRISHDRLEETLITRPVSLRGALEAVRAELQLNGARLNQTAGQALLQLLAHYCRLEAAALYVFEGARLDPTPVARLGQDIRFNPDDPLVSLALEREDAAYFSVDQIIDGLAGEYRLAIPIIAADGVRIGLLAVSDMPLLALDEENLLTATAILEYFADEAAAQRDIGGLLRHHPRCPAAFAHELYKICHLWSRVGAHSTLVLFRPIDPHANLNVLPLIHSVRRGLDQYWQNPLDEAAPGLLALLPLSGPTAASGFVTRVDALSREQLGTPLNETGWTAEIRAIDNADPDITLQTILSQERVA